A window of the Halopseudomonas phragmitis genome harbors these coding sequences:
- the nusB gene encoding transcription antitermination factor NusB → MSEHDPRPARAAGPKPSARRKARSLAMQALYSWHMADQPVSDIEAQFLTDNDFSKVDGAYFHELLTGVPRHLDEIDGALADVLDRPVAEVDPIELSILRLGVYELLKRIDVPYKVVINEGIELAKTFGATEGHKYVNGILDKLAPRLRSVEVNAARKGR, encoded by the coding sequence GTGAGCGAGCATGATCCCCGACCGGCCCGCGCGGCCGGTCCCAAGCCATCGGCTCGGCGCAAGGCGCGCAGCCTGGCCATGCAGGCCCTGTACTCCTGGCACATGGCCGATCAGCCAGTGTCCGACATCGAGGCTCAGTTCCTTACCGACAACGATTTCAGCAAGGTCGATGGGGCCTATTTCCACGAACTGCTGACTGGCGTGCCACGCCATCTCGACGAGATCGACGGAGCCTTGGCCGATGTGCTTGACCGGCCGGTGGCCGAGGTCGACCCGATCGAACTGTCGATCCTGCGTCTGGGGGTCTATGAACTGCTCAAGCGCATCGACGTGCCCTACAAGGTGGTGATCAACGAGGGCATCGAACTGGCCAAGACCTTCGGTGCCACCGAAGGACACAAGTACGTCAACGGCATTCTCGACAAGCTGGCGCCCCGGCTACGCAGTGTCGAGGTCAACGCGGCCCGCAAGGGGCGTTGA
- a CDS encoding retropepsin-like aspartic protease family protein yields MKRLLILPVALLAPLAFAEPVVRVVGLFSGAAVITVDGQRHMLRAGRPGPQGIELLSADSHSATLRINGQTRQFRLERDYTEGFAQPERQRVSIPRGDGGHYRIAGSINGQGVQFLVDTGATSVAMSSVQARRLGIDYRIAGTPVQAATASGQANGYRVRLDRVKVGDIELTGVEGLVLEGGFPLEVLLGMSYLSRVRMDDQGSSLVLERRY; encoded by the coding sequence ATGAAACGCTTGCTGATTCTGCCTGTTGCGCTGTTGGCCCCGCTGGCGTTTGCCGAGCCGGTGGTCAGAGTGGTTGGTTTGTTTTCCGGTGCGGCGGTGATCACCGTCGACGGTCAGCGACATATGCTCCGGGCCGGCCGGCCTGGGCCGCAGGGTATCGAGCTGCTCAGTGCCGACAGTCACAGCGCGACCCTGCGAATCAATGGTCAGACCCGTCAGTTCCGGCTTGAGCGCGATTACACCGAGGGCTTTGCCCAGCCGGAGCGCCAGCGGGTCAGTATCCCGCGCGGTGATGGCGGGCACTACCGTATCGCTGGCTCGATCAATGGTCAGGGTGTCCAGTTTCTGGTTGATACCGGTGCCACCAGCGTGGCCATGAGCTCGGTGCAGGCCCGGCGTCTGGGTATCGACTACCGGATTGCCGGCACCCCGGTGCAGGCCGCTACCGCCAGTGGCCAGGCCAACGGCTACCGGGTGCGGCTGGATCGGGTCAAGGTCGGCGATATCGAGCTGACCGGCGTCGAGGGACTGGTGCTGGAGGGCGGCTTTCCCCTGGAGGTGCTGCTGGGCATGAGTTATCTCAGCCGGGTGCGGATGGATGATCAGGGCAGTAGTCTGGTGCTCGAGCGCCGCTATTAG
- the ribA gene encoding GTP cyclohydrolase II, which translates to MAVTFIASSKLPTPWGTFTMHGFFEEETGKEHVVLTMGEIADGQPVLGRLHSECLTGDALFSLRCDCGFQLEAALKAIADEGRGALLYLRQEGRGIGLMNKIRAYHLQDGGADTVEANEQLGFGADQRDYSICKPMLEHLGIKTLKLLTNNPRKVKALEEFGVPVAERLPLQFGLNPHNRKYLATKAGKLGHMLGNIHQAEAD; encoded by the coding sequence GTGGCAGTCACCTTCATTGCTTCGTCCAAGTTGCCGACCCCGTGGGGCACCTTCACCATGCACGGATTCTTCGAGGAAGAAACCGGCAAGGAGCATGTGGTGCTGACCATGGGCGAGATCGCCGATGGCCAGCCGGTCCTCGGCCGGCTGCATTCCGAATGCCTGACTGGCGACGCGCTGTTCAGTCTGCGCTGCGACTGCGGCTTCCAGTTGGAGGCGGCGCTCAAAGCGATTGCCGATGAAGGTCGTGGGGCGCTGCTGTATCTGCGCCAGGAAGGCCGGGGCATTGGCCTGATGAACAAGATCCGCGCCTACCACCTGCAGGATGGCGGTGCTGATACCGTCGAAGCCAACGAGCAGCTTGGCTTTGGCGCCGACCAGCGCGATTACAGCATCTGCAAGCCGATGCTCGAGCATCTGGGCATCAAGACCCTCAAACTGCTGACCAACAACCCGCGTAAGGTCAAGGCGCTGGAAGAGTTCGGGGTGCCGGTAGCCGAGCGTTTGCCGCTGCAGTTTGGTCTCAACCCGCATAACCGCAAGTACCTGGCGACCAAGGCCGGCAAGCTGGGGCATATGTTGGGCAACATCCATCAGGCCGAGGCCGACTGA
- the ribH gene encoding 6,7-dimethyl-8-ribityllumazine synthase, translating into MTAIRNIEGDFIAVQGRYALVVGRFNSFVVESLVAGAVDTLKRHGVKDEDITIIRVPGAFEIPLMVKKVAELKQFDGIITLGAVIRGGTPHFEYVAGECVKGVGSVSLEYGVPVAFGVLTVDSIEQAIERSGTKAGNKGAEAALSVVEMVSVIKQLGA; encoded by the coding sequence ATGACTGCTATCCGTAATATCGAAGGCGACTTCATCGCCGTCCAGGGCCGCTACGCACTGGTTGTTGGCCGTTTCAACAGCTTTGTGGTGGAAAGCCTGGTGGCTGGTGCGGTCGATACGCTCAAGCGCCACGGAGTCAAGGACGAGGACATCACCATTATCCGCGTGCCCGGCGCCTTCGAAATTCCGCTGATGGTCAAGAAGGTCGCAGAGCTCAAGCAGTTCGACGGCATCATCACCCTGGGTGCCGTAATTCGCGGTGGTACGCCGCATTTCGAGTACGTCGCCGGTGAGTGCGTCAAGGGCGTGGGCTCGGTATCGCTGGAATACGGCGTGCCGGTGGCTTTTGGTGTGCTGACGGTCGACAGCATCGAACAGGCCATCGAGCGTTCCGGCACCAAGGCCGGCAACAAGGGCGCTGAAGCGGCACTGTCGGTGGTCGAGATGGTCAGCGTCATCAAGCAACTGGGGGCCTGA
- the ribBA gene encoding bifunctional 3,4-dihydroxy-2-butanone-4-phosphate synthase/GTP cyclohydrolase II → MKLNSIEEIIEDIRAGKMVILMDDEDRENEGDLIMAAEACQAEHINFMARFARGLICMPMSLEHCERLKLPLMVQRNASGFGTKFTVSIEAATGVTTGISAADRARTVQAAAAPNAVAEDIVSPGHIFPLMAQPGGVLARAGHTEAACDLARMGGFGEAGVICEIMNDDGSMARRPELEKFAKEHNLKIGTIADLIHYRLLNERTVQRAAEQEINSELGNFRLVAYRDSTDGLVHMALTLGEISPEQPVLVRVHNVDPLRDLFQVQESGRWSLQDAMRKVAEDGSGVVLLLGNHIDGDALLEHVRQLGGTREQQPRRPTTYNTVGAGSQILRDLGVRKMRLLSTPMKFNAISGFDLEVVEYLPRD, encoded by the coding sequence ATGAAACTCAACAGTATCGAAGAAATCATCGAAGATATTCGCGCCGGCAAGATGGTCATCCTGATGGATGACGAAGACCGCGAGAATGAGGGCGACCTGATCATGGCCGCCGAAGCCTGCCAGGCCGAGCACATCAACTTCATGGCGCGTTTCGCCCGTGGTCTGATCTGCATGCCGATGAGCCTGGAGCACTGCGAACGGCTCAAGCTGCCGCTGATGGTCCAGCGCAACGCCTCCGGTTTCGGCACCAAGTTCACCGTTTCAATCGAGGCGGCCACCGGTGTTACCACCGGCATTTCCGCCGCCGACCGGGCGCGGACCGTGCAGGCCGCCGCTGCGCCTAATGCCGTGGCTGAAGATATCGTCAGCCCCGGCCACATCTTCCCGCTGATGGCTCAGCCCGGTGGTGTGCTGGCGCGGGCTGGCCACACCGAAGCGGCCTGCGATCTGGCCCGGATGGGCGGGTTCGGCGAGGCTGGGGTGATTTGCGAGATCATGAATGACGACGGCAGCATGGCCCGGCGGCCGGAGCTGGAAAAGTTCGCCAAGGAACACAACCTGAAGATCGGCACCATCGCCGACCTGATTCACTATCGCCTGCTCAATGAGCGCACCGTGCAGCGCGCAGCCGAGCAGGAGATCAACAGTGAACTGGGCAACTTCCGCCTGGTCGCCTATCGTGATAGTACCGACGGCCTGGTGCACATGGCCCTGACCCTGGGCGAGATCAGCCCGGAGCAGCCAGTGCTGGTGCGGGTGCACAACGTCGATCCGTTGCGCGATCTGTTCCAGGTGCAGGAGTCGGGACGCTGGAGTCTGCAGGACGCCATGCGCAAGGTCGCCGAGGATGGTTCCGGGGTGGTGTTGTTGCTGGGCAACCACATCGATGGTGATGCGCTGCTGGAGCATGTTCGCCAGTTGGGCGGTACTCGTGAGCAGCAACCGCGCCGGCCTACCACCTACAATACGGTAGGCGCCGGCTCGCAGATCCTGCGTGATCTGGGAGTACGCAAGATGCGCCTGCTGTCGACGCCGATGAAATTCAATGCGATATCCGGTTTCGACCTGGAAGTAGTAGAATACTTGCCCCGCGACTGA
- a CDS encoding phosphatidylglycerophosphatase A family protein codes for MAESREPTPASVWRNPIHFLAFGFGSGAMPRAPGTWGTLAALPFVLLWQQLPPGGYTLVLIVSTLLGIWLCGRTSRDLGVHDHGGIVWDEFVGLWIALWLAPPGWAWLLAGFVLFRLFDIWKPWPIRWIDRHVHGGLGIMLDDIIAGFMALAVLWLAEWALLPLF; via the coding sequence ATGGCTGAGTCCCGAGAACCCACCCCGGCATCGGTGTGGCGCAACCCTATTCATTTTCTTGCCTTTGGGTTTGGTAGCGGCGCGATGCCGCGCGCGCCCGGAACCTGGGGCACCCTGGCGGCGCTGCCGTTTGTGCTTCTGTGGCAGCAATTACCGCCTGGAGGCTATACCCTGGTGCTGATCGTCAGCACCCTGCTCGGTATCTGGCTGTGCGGACGTACCTCGCGCGACCTGGGTGTGCACGATCACGGCGGGATCGTCTGGGATGAATTTGTCGGGCTGTGGATCGCCCTGTGGCTGGCACCACCCGGCTGGGCGTGGCTGCTCGCCGGTTTTGTTCTGTTCCGGTTGTTCGATATCTGGAAACCCTGGCCGATTCGCTGGATTGACCGGCATGTGCACGGCGGTCTGGGCATCATGCTGGACGATATCATCGCCGGGTTCATGGCCCTGGCGGTCCTGTGGCTGGCCGAGTGGGCGCTGCTGCCGCTATTCTGA
- a CDS encoding riboflavin synthase has translation MFTGIIEAVGRIQSMQPRGGDVRVYVKTGKLDLADVKLGDSIAVNGVCLTAVELPGDGFWADVSQETIRRTAFTTLKEGSRVNLEKALTPASRLGGHLVSGHVDGVGKVLSMHEDARSWHFRIEAPAALAKYIAEKGSITVDGTSLTVNAVDGAVFHLNIVPHTLQETIMGDYRSGHPVNLEVDVIARYLERLLLGDKAAEPGAGDGGLSLAFLAENGYLKS, from the coding sequence ATGTTCACTGGCATCATCGAAGCCGTGGGTCGGATCCAGAGCATGCAGCCACGTGGTGGCGATGTGCGGGTCTACGTGAAAACCGGGAAACTGGATCTGGCCGACGTCAAACTGGGCGACAGCATCGCCGTCAACGGCGTGTGTCTGACCGCCGTGGAATTGCCGGGTGACGGCTTTTGGGCCGACGTCAGTCAGGAGACCATTCGCCGTACCGCATTCACCACCCTCAAGGAAGGTAGCCGGGTCAATCTGGAGAAGGCGCTGACCCCGGCTTCGCGGCTGGGCGGCCATCTGGTCAGCGGTCATGTCGACGGCGTCGGCAAGGTCCTGTCGATGCATGAGGATGCCCGTTCCTGGCACTTCCGGATCGAGGCGCCGGCGGCGCTGGCCAAATACATAGCCGAGAAGGGCTCGATCACCGTCGACGGCACCAGTCTGACCGTCAACGCAGTGGACGGTGCGGTGTTTCACCTCAACATCGTCCCGCATACGTTGCAGGAAACCATCATGGGCGACTACCGCTCCGGGCATCCGGTCAACCTGGAGGTCGATGTGATTGCCCGCTATCTGGAACGCCTGCTGCTGGGTGACAAGGCGGCCGAGCCGGGTGCCGGTGACGGCGGCCTTAGCCTGGCGTTCCTGGCCGAAAACGGCTATCTGAAGTCCTGA
- the thiL gene encoding thiamine-phosphate kinase, producing the protein MGEFELIRRYFRSAALEKAGPQAAIIQSIGDDAALLQPALGQQLVISTDSLVEGVHFPLDYLPADLGYRALAVAVSDLAAMAATPLAFTLALTLPAVREDWLAGFAEGLAAAAADHRISLIGGDTTRGPLNLGLTVFGQVAAGQALRRAGAAAGDLLCVGGPLGDAGAGLALVQSQAAPPALDPAGRDYLLQRFWRPRAQCGLGMALAGVASAGLDISDGLLADAGHLAAASGVAVHIRAADLPCSAAVACWPEPQRLNWMLGAGDDYVLLFSLPARHRARLEADGWWLRVIGEVAAGEGVWLDQGQGPERVSALPGYQHFKES; encoded by the coding sequence CTGGGTGAGTTTGAGCTGATCCGGCGTTATTTTCGCAGTGCAGCGCTGGAGAAGGCTGGCCCGCAGGCGGCCATCATCCAGAGCATCGGCGATGACGCCGCCTTGCTGCAGCCTGCCCTCGGCCAGCAGTTGGTGATCTCCACCGACAGCCTGGTCGAAGGGGTGCATTTCCCGCTCGACTACCTGCCTGCCGATCTTGGCTACCGCGCCCTGGCGGTGGCGGTCAGTGACCTGGCGGCTATGGCCGCCACCCCGCTTGCCTTTACCCTGGCGCTGACCCTGCCTGCTGTCCGCGAGGACTGGCTGGCCGGTTTTGCCGAGGGCTTGGCCGCTGCTGCCGCTGATCACCGGATCAGCCTGATCGGCGGCGATACCACCCGAGGCCCGCTGAATCTTGGACTCACCGTATTCGGCCAGGTTGCCGCCGGCCAGGCGCTGCGCCGTGCTGGCGCCGCGGCGGGTGATCTGCTGTGCGTCGGTGGCCCGCTGGGCGATGCTGGTGCCGGGCTGGCGCTGGTGCAGAGCCAGGCGGCCCCGCCAGCACTTGATCCGGCCGGGCGCGACTATCTGCTGCAACGCTTCTGGCGACCGCGAGCCCAGTGTGGATTGGGCATGGCACTGGCCGGTGTTGCCAGTGCCGGGCTGGACATTTCCGACGGGTTGCTGGCTGACGCCGGACATCTGGCTGCCGCCAGCGGCGTTGCCGTGCATATCCGTGCCGCCGATCTGCCCTGTTCCGCTGCCGTGGCCTGCTGGCCCGAACCTCAGCGGCTGAACTGGATGCTAGGCGCTGGCGATGACTACGTCTTGCTGTTCAGTCTGCCTGCCAGGCACAGAGCCCGGCTGGAGGCTGACGGCTGGTGGTTGCGGGTAATCGGCGAAGTGGCAGCGGGCGAGGGCGTCTGGCTCGATCAGGGCCAAGGGCCGGAGCGGGTCAGCGCATTACCCGGTTACCAACACTTCAAGGAGTCCTAG